Proteins encoded by one window of Polaribacter haliotis:
- a CDS encoding endonuclease, translated as MKQKLLLLIFILSSFLVFSQIPSGYYNSATGSGFTLKTQLKNIIDNINDGNGQAFHDTSVTYGDLWELYETSDVRNDGKVWDIYSNCNFTFSTDQDRGSGGTTECDKFNREHTFAQSWYGGSSSHPLRGDAHHVFPTDKKVNGIRSNYAFGEVLTTDYTSNNGSKRGTSKIAGPNDKVFEPIDEFKGDIARALFYVAVRYQNEINSWENNNNGADNMLDGSSDKVFELWALDMLNKWHVEDPVSQKEIDRNEEIFKHQKNRNPFIDHPEYVSEIWSSVLSVKQQLLLEDISIYPNPSTINRITITIPNDLKVDAVVLYNVIGATIYQSKNPTISNQKIRINDLKKGFYILKISSDTKSLSRKIIIQ; from the coding sequence ATGAAGCAAAAATTACTTTTATTAATATTTATTTTAAGTTCCTTTTTGGTATTTTCACAAATACCTAGTGGATATTACAATTCTGCAACAGGAAGTGGTTTCACATTAAAAACACAATTAAAAAATATAATTGACAATATTAATGATGGTAATGGACAGGCTTTTCATGATACAAGTGTAACTTATGGAGATTTATGGGAGTTATACGAAACTTCTGATGTAAGAAATGATGGAAAAGTTTGGGATATTTACAGTAATTGTAACTTCACATTTTCTACAGACCAAGATAGAGGTTCTGGAGGTACAACTGAATGTGATAAATTTAATAGAGAACATACCTTTGCCCAAAGTTGGTATGGAGGAAGTAGCTCTCACCCTTTAAGAGGAGATGCACATCATGTTTTTCCTACTGATAAAAAAGTGAACGGAATAAGAAGTAATTACGCATTTGGAGAGGTTTTAACTACAGATTACACTTCTAATAATGGATCTAAAAGAGGTACAAGTAAAATTGCAGGCCCAAATGATAAAGTTTTCGAACCCATAGATGAATTTAAAGGAGATATTGCTAGAGCTCTATTTTATGTTGCTGTTCGCTACCAAAATGAAATTAATTCTTGGGAAAACAATAATAATGGCGCAGATAATATGTTAGATGGTTCTAGTGATAAAGTTTTTGAACTATGGGCTTTAGATATGCTAAATAAATGGCATGTAGAAGACCCTGTTAGTCAAAAAGAGATAGATAGAAATGAAGAAATTTTTAAACATCAGAAAAACAGAAACCCTTTTATAGATCATCCAGAATATGTAAGCGAAATTTGGAGCTCTGTGCTTTCTGTAAAGCAACAATTGTTGTTAGAAGATATTTCTATTTACCCAAATCCGAGTACAATTAATAGAATAACAATTACAATTCCTAACGATTTAAAAGTAGATGCTGTTGTTTTATATAATGTAATTGGTGCTACTATTTATCAATCTAAAAACCCAACAATATCTAATCAAAAAATAAGAATTAACGACTTAAAAAAAGGATTTTATATTTTGAAAATATCTAGTGATACGAAAAGTTTATCGAGAAAAATTATTATTCAATAA
- a CDS encoding endonuclease, with protein MMKKNILYLFLLFTVFSYAQESYYSDVDLNLTGLSLKDELATKIINTHARFLSYDQVWDASKATDVNPENSSQVLLVYGWENGSDSDGTNDRERGINNNGGSVGQWNREHVYARSLGNPNLGESGPGSDAHHLRPSDTQRNSSRNNEKFAEGSGVQSLRTNNGWYPGDEWKGDVARMMMYMYLRYGSRCLPSNIGIGDNSATPDDMIDLFLKWNAEDKVSDFEKQRNTYHENTSNLEAQGNRNPFIDNPRLATRIWGGPEAEDIWGIYSNTDTENPTVPTNVTATNITTFSVDVSWDASSDNVAVTSYDVFVDGVLNSNVTNTSTTIIGLDSNTSFVITVLAKDVANNESAQSAPINITTIEDIEAPTIPANIVISNETGTSFKASWSASTDNTAVTGYEVFVDGSFLATTSDITYTVTNLTISTTYNLQVLAKDAVNNKSNLSSGVNATTTDGSTTTANELFFSEYVEGSSNNKAVEIVNVTSADVDLSAYSIKRQKDGGEEGDEWEHPLLLSGTLIKGDVYVIINGSSNLQTLIDEADFVQPNSSATNFGAPINFNGDDPVGLFKNDILIDIIGVYNGGTANFAKDKTLRRKSGVSQPNTAFDLDNEWDVLPKDTVDDIGKHNSTLSVNSFLLDGFKIYPNPINTIITIQNSKNKTINKASIYTLLGKNIMNIKNPSKEINVAFLSKGIYILKLEVENKVHSIKIVKE; from the coding sequence ATGATGAAAAAAAATATACTTTATCTATTTCTTTTATTTACAGTATTCTCATATGCTCAAGAATCTTATTACAGTGATGTAGATTTAAATCTTACGGGGCTGTCTTTAAAAGATGAATTAGCAACAAAAATTATAAACACACATGCTCGTTTTTTATCTTACGACCAAGTATGGGACGCCTCAAAAGCAACAGATGTAAACCCAGAAAACAGTAGTCAAGTACTATTGGTTTATGGTTGGGAAAATGGTTCAGATAGTGATGGTACCAATGACAGAGAACGTGGCATAAATAATAATGGTGGTAGTGTTGGTCAATGGAATAGAGAACATGTTTATGCTCGTTCTTTAGGAAATCCAAATTTAGGTGAATCTGGACCTGGTTCAGACGCACACCATTTAAGGCCTTCAGATACACAAAGAAACTCTTCTAGAAATAATGAAAAATTTGCAGAAGGTTCTGGAGTTCAATCTTTAAGAACAAATAATGGTTGGTATCCTGGAGATGAATGGAAAGGAGATGTTGCAAGAATGATGATGTATATGTATTTACGTTATGGTAGCAGATGTTTACCTAGTAATATTGGAATTGGTGATAATTCTGCAACTCCAGATGATATGATAGATTTATTTCTAAAATGGAATGCTGAAGATAAAGTTTCCGATTTTGAAAAACAAAGAAATACATATCATGAAAACACAAGTAATCTAGAAGCACAAGGAAATAGAAATCCTTTTATAGACAACCCAAGATTAGCAACAAGAATTTGGGGAGGTCCTGAAGCCGAAGATATTTGGGGAATTTACTCAAATACAGATACAGAAAACCCTACAGTTCCAACAAATGTTACTGCTACAAATATTACTACATTTTCAGTGGATGTTTCTTGGGATGCTTCATCAGATAATGTTGCTGTTACTAGTTACGATGTCTTTGTAGATGGAGTTCTAAATTCAAATGTTACAAATACTTCAACAACAATAATTGGTTTAGATTCTAATACTTCATTTGTTATTACTGTTTTGGCAAAAGATGTAGCAAATAATGAATCTGCGCAAAGCGCACCAATAAACATAACAACTATAGAGGATATTGAAGCCCCAACAATACCTGCAAATATTGTTATTAGTAATGAAACAGGAACTTCATTTAAAGCAAGTTGGTCAGCTTCAACAGACAACACAGCTGTAACTGGTTATGAGGTTTTTGTTGATGGAAGTTTTCTAGCAACAACTTCAGATATTACATATACGGTAACTAATTTAACAATATCTACAACTTATAATTTACAAGTATTAGCTAAAGATGCAGTTAATAATAAATCTAATTTATCATCTGGTGTAAATGCAACAACTACAGATGGCTCTACAACAACAGCCAATGAATTATTCTTTTCAGAATATGTAGAAGGCTCTTCTAATAATAAAGCAGTTGAAATTGTAAATGTAACATCTGCTGATGTAGACTTAAGTGCTTACAGTATAAAAAGACAAAAAGATGGTGGTGAAGAGGGAGATGAATGGGAACATCCTTTACTACTTTCTGGCACACTTATAAAAGGAGATGTTTATGTAATAATTAATGGAAGTTCTAATTTACAAACTTTAATTGATGAAGCAGACTTTGTACAACCAAATTCTAGCGCAACAAATTTTGGAGCACCAATTAATTTTAATGGTGATGATCCTGTTGGGTTGTTTAAAAATGATATTCTAATTGATATAATTGGTGTTTATAATGGCGGAACAGCCAATTTTGCTAAAGACAAGACTTTACGTCGAAAAAGTGGTGTTTCTCAACCAAATACAGCTTTTGATTTAGATAACGAATGGGATGTTTTACCAAAAGATACTGTAGATGATATAGGAAAACACAATAGTACTTTAAGTGTAAATAGTTTTTTATTAGATGGATTCAAAATATATCCAAATCCAATAAATACAATTATAACAATACAAAATAGTAAGAATAAAACCATCAATAAAGCCTCTATTTATACACTTTTAGGGAAAAATATTATGAATATTAAAAATCCTTCTAAAGAAATTAACGTAGCTTTTTTGTCCAAAGGAATTTATATCCTTAAATTAGAAGTTGAAAATAAAGTACATTCCATAAAAATTGTTAAAGAATAA
- a CDS encoding RsmB/NOP family class I SAM-dependent RNA methyltransferase, with translation MRLHRNLTFAVIDSIRDIFNEGVYADKAVEKALKRDKRWGARDRKFVAETIYDIVRWNRLYAEIAEVKLPYDRDNIWRLFSVWCVLRGIALPDWNQIGEHVPERRIKGRFAELSKTRKFRESIPDWMDEICLAELGEEVWTKEIAALNEQAKVILRTNTLNISREILQKKLHAENVVTEFVPNHPDALVLPERANVFKTEAFHNGFFEVQDASSQLVAAYLDVKPGMKVVDTCAGAGGKTLHLSALMENKGQIIAMDIYESKLRKLKVRAKRNKAHNIDMRVIDSTKPIKKLHGKADRVLIDAPCSGLGVIRRNPDSKWKLQPEFIDNIKKVQQDVLQQYSKMVKPGGKMVYATCSILPSENQDQVNKFLTSESGKDFTFVSDKKVLAHISGFDGFYMALLERK, from the coding sequence ATGAGATTACATAGAAATTTAACATTTGCTGTTATCGACAGTATTAGAGATATTTTTAACGAAGGTGTATATGCAGACAAAGCTGTAGAAAAAGCCTTAAAAAGAGACAAACGTTGGGGAGCAAGAGATCGTAAATTTGTTGCAGAAACAATTTACGACATTGTGCGTTGGAATCGTTTATATGCAGAAATTGCTGAAGTAAAATTACCTTACGATAGAGATAATATTTGGAGATTGTTCTCTGTTTGGTGTGTTTTAAGAGGAATTGCCTTACCTGATTGGAATCAAATTGGAGAGCATGTCCCAGAAAGAAGAATTAAAGGACGTTTTGCAGAATTATCAAAAACAAGAAAATTTAGAGAATCTATTCCAGATTGGATGGATGAAATTTGTCTTGCTGAGTTAGGTGAAGAAGTTTGGACAAAAGAAATTGCTGCTTTAAACGAGCAAGCAAAAGTAATTTTAAGAACGAATACTTTAAATATTTCTAGAGAAATTCTTCAAAAGAAATTACATGCAGAAAATGTAGTTACAGAGTTTGTTCCTAATCATCCAGATGCGTTAGTATTACCAGAAAGAGCAAATGTTTTTAAAACAGAAGCTTTTCATAATGGTTTTTTTGAAGTACAAGATGCTTCTTCTCAATTAGTTGCAGCATATTTAGATGTAAAACCAGGAATGAAAGTTGTAGACACTTGCGCTGGTGCTGGAGGTAAAACATTACATTTATCTGCATTAATGGAAAATAAAGGGCAAATTATTGCAATGGATATTTACGAAAGTAAACTTCGTAAATTAAAAGTTAGAGCCAAAAGAAACAAAGCGCATAATATAGACATGCGTGTAATTGATTCTACAAAACCAATTAAAAAATTACATGGAAAAGCAGACAGAGTTTTAATAGACGCTCCATGTTCTGGTTTAGGAGTTATTCGTAGAAATCCTGATTCTAAATGGAAATTACAACCAGAATTTATAGATAATATTAAAAAAGTACAACAAGATGTTTTGCAACAATATTCTAAAATGGTAAAACCAGGAGGAAAAATGGTGTATGCAACTTGTTCTATTTTACCATCGGAAAACCAAGATCAAGTTAATAAATTCTTAACATCAGAATCAGGAAAAGACTTTACCTTTGTCTCTGACAAAAAAGTATTGGCACATATTTCTGGTTTCGATGGTTTTTATATGGCGTTGTTAGAAAGAAAATAA
- a CDS encoding DUF559 domain-containing protein: MNLDYPITYIKGISVQRAALLYAELGIKTCNDLLNLFPFRYIDKTQFYAIKNLQPNSSEVQIVGKITRVKSVAQKRGSRLVASFQDASGTMELVWFKGQKWIKDSLKINEPYVVYGKLNHYNGNFSIPHPEMELVTEYKKKLQTKMQPVYPSTEKLTNSGVSNKLMRNYIQNLLQQFYDGIQESLSQEVLEDFKLMKKRDALLNVHFPKSQENLAKAQNRLKFEELFFIQLQLLRKKLINKTKNKGFIFENVGEVFNQFYSEKLPFDLTNAQKRVLKEIRKDVASGAHMNRLLQGDVGSGKTIVALLTMLLAIDNGFQATIMAPTEILANQHFTAVSELLEGMDIKVDILTGSVKTKKRREIHANLEDGSLHILVGTHALLEDKVQFKNLGIAIIDEQHRFGVAQRAKLWMKGGPPQSSQREEAQSVREKYMTARPSVYKLMKELQKDRKKQTTEAEQILWEQLRAKKLENKFRRQHIIDEFIVDFVSISKKLIIEVDGKYHNTKDQKEADELRTQILKELGFKVIRFNNEEVVGNIENVLEKISEELKSLPQEEENKSKSSLPLGGLGRAFLPPHILVMTATPIPRTLAMSVYGDLDISVIDELPPGRKEVKTVHRFDSNRLSVFKFMKDEINKGRQVYLVYPLIEESEAMDYKDLMDGYESVSREFPSPKYQISIVHGKMKPVDKDFEMQRFVKGETQIMVATTVIEVGVNVPNASVMIIESAERFGLSQLHQLRGRVGRGADQSYCILLSSYKLSEEAKTRLKTMVETTDGFKIAEVDLKLRGPGNLMGTQQSGVLNLKIADVVKDSKILVAARNTAISILQEDGNLSQEKNLPIKTAYTKMTKSSKIWSNIS, translated from the coding sequence TTGAATTTAGATTATCCAATTACATATATAAAAGGTATTAGTGTACAAAGAGCGGCTCTTTTGTATGCAGAATTGGGTATAAAAACATGCAACGATTTATTAAATTTATTTCCTTTTAGATATATTGATAAAACCCAGTTTTATGCAATAAAAAATTTACAACCAAATTCTTCGGAAGTACAAATTGTTGGAAAAATTACACGTGTAAAATCCGTTGCTCAAAAAAGGGGAAGTAGGTTAGTAGCATCGTTCCAAGATGCTTCTGGAACCATGGAATTGGTTTGGTTTAAAGGTCAAAAATGGATTAAAGATTCACTTAAAATTAATGAACCTTATGTGGTTTATGGAAAATTGAATCATTATAATGGTAATTTTAGCATTCCACATCCAGAAATGGAATTGGTTACAGAATACAAGAAAAAGTTGCAAACTAAAATGCAACCAGTATATCCTTCCACAGAAAAATTAACGAATTCTGGAGTCTCTAATAAATTGATGCGTAATTATATCCAGAATTTGTTGCAACAGTTTTACGACGGAATTCAAGAAAGTTTATCGCAAGAAGTTTTAGAGGATTTTAAATTGATGAAAAAGCGAGATGCATTATTAAATGTGCATTTTCCTAAAAGTCAAGAAAATTTAGCGAAAGCACAAAATCGCTTAAAGTTTGAAGAATTATTTTTTATTCAATTACAATTATTGAGAAAGAAACTCATTAACAAAACTAAAAACAAAGGATTTATATTTGAAAATGTTGGCGAAGTTTTTAATCAATTTTATAGTGAAAAGTTACCTTTTGATTTAACAAATGCTCAAAAAAGAGTATTGAAAGAAATTCGAAAAGATGTTGCTTCAGGTGCTCATATGAATCGTCTTTTACAAGGAGATGTAGGTTCTGGAAAAACAATTGTTGCTTTATTAACCATGCTTTTAGCAATTGATAATGGTTTTCAAGCCACAATTATGGCACCAACAGAAATTTTGGCGAATCAGCATTTTACTGCAGTTTCAGAGCTTTTAGAAGGAATGGATATTAAAGTTGATATTTTAACTGGTTCTGTAAAAACAAAAAAACGAAGAGAAATTCACGCAAATTTAGAAGATGGAAGTCTACATATTTTGGTTGGAACACATGCTCTGTTAGAAGATAAAGTGCAATTCAAAAATTTAGGAATTGCCATTATTGATGAACAGCACAGATTTGGTGTCGCACAAAGAGCAAAATTATGGATGAAAGGTGGCCCACCTCAATCCTCCCAAAGGGAGGAGGCCCAATCTGTGCGTGAAAAATATATGACTGCTCGTCCATCAGTTTATAAATTGATGAAAGAATTGCAAAAAGATAGAAAAAAACAAACTACAGAAGCTGAACAAATTCTTTGGGAGCAATTAAGAGCTAAAAAACTTGAAAATAAATTTAGGAGACAACATATTATTGATGAATTTATAGTAGACTTTGTTTCAATTTCAAAAAAATTAATTATCGAGGTTGATGGAAAATATCACAACACAAAAGATCAAAAAGAGGCCGATGAATTAAGAACACAAATTCTTAAGGAACTAGGCTTTAAGGTGATAAGATTTAATAATGAAGAAGTTGTTGGGAATATTGAAAATGTTTTAGAAAAGATATCAGAAGAATTAAAAAGTTTACCACAAGAAGAAGAAAATAAGAGTAAGAGTTCCCTCCCTTTGGGAGGGTTAGGGAGGGCTTTTCTACCTCCCCACATTTTAGTAATGACTGCAACACCAATTCCAAGAACTTTGGCAATGTCTGTTTATGGTGATTTAGATATTTCTGTTATAGACGAATTACCTCCAGGAAGAAAAGAAGTAAAAACGGTACATCGTTTTGATAGCAACAGATTATCCGTTTTTAAATTTATGAAAGATGAAATTAATAAAGGAAGACAAGTTTATTTGGTATATCCATTGATTGAAGAATCTGAAGCTATGGATTACAAAGATTTAATGGATGGTTATGAGAGTGTTTCAAGAGAATTTCCTTCGCCAAAATATCAAATAAGTATTGTACATGGAAAAATGAAACCTGTAGATAAAGATTTTGAAATGCAACGTTTTGTTAAAGGTGAAACCCAAATTATGGTGGCAACAACTGTAATAGAAGTTGGTGTAAATGTACCCAATGCAAGTGTTATGATTATTGAAAGCGCAGAACGATTTGGACTTTCTCAATTACACCAATTAAGAGGAAGAGTTGGGAGAGGAGCAGACCAAAGTTACTGTATTTTATTATCGAGTTATAAATTATCTGAAGAAGCAAAAACACGTTTAAAAACGATGGTAGAAACCACAGATGGATTTAAAATTGCAGAAGTAGATTTAAAATTACGTGGTCCAGGAAATCTAATGGGAACTCAACAAAGTGGTGTTTTAAATTTGAAGATTGCAGATGTTGTAAAAGATTCCAAAATATTAGTAGCTGCACGAAATACGGCGATTTCAATTTTACAAGAAGATGGTAACTTATCTCAAGAAAAAAATTTACCAATAAAAACAGCGTATACAAAAATGACCAAATCTTCTAAGATTTGGTCAAATATAAGTTAA
- a CDS encoding M28 family metallopeptidase yields MKKILYVASAIAFMACGSSKNASDDDANVDQAAKYAKSITAKDLGEHLFTYASDEFEGRNTGEPGQKMAVEYLKNFYVSEGIVSPLGGDDYFQEVPAEFLNKRKRRTPLKASENVVAFIKGSEKPDEIVVISAHLDHEGIKNGEIYNGADDDGSGTVAMLEIAQAFQMAKKAGKGPKRSILFLHVTGEEKGLLGSKYYTDEDPIFPLANTVCDLNIDMVGRIDDRHKADPNYVYLIGSDKLSTELHNISEAVNAKYMNINLDYKYNDENDPNRFYYRSDHYNFAKNNVPIIFYFNGTHADYHRPSDTPDKINYELLENRTRLVFHTAWEVANMDKRIVADKAEVKEATK; encoded by the coding sequence ATGAAAAAAATACTTTATGTTGCTAGTGCAATCGCTTTTATGGCTTGTGGTTCTAGTAAAAATGCATCTGATGATGATGCAAATGTAGATCAAGCTGCAAAATATGCTAAAAGCATTACAGCAAAAGACTTAGGCGAACATTTATTTACATACGCTTCCGACGAATTTGAAGGAAGAAATACTGGTGAACCTGGGCAAAAAATGGCGGTTGAATACTTAAAAAACTTTTATGTTTCAGAAGGAATCGTTTCTCCTTTAGGTGGAGACGATTATTTCCAAGAAGTTCCTGCAGAATTCTTAAACAAACGTAAAAGAAGAACACCTTTAAAAGCTTCTGAAAACGTTGTTGCTTTTATTAAAGGTTCAGAAAAACCAGATGAAATCGTAGTAATTTCTGCTCATTTAGATCACGAAGGAATTAAAAATGGAGAAATTTATAATGGTGCAGATGATGATGGTTCTGGAACAGTAGCAATGTTAGAAATCGCACAAGCTTTTCAAATGGCTAAAAAAGCTGGAAAAGGACCAAAACGTTCTATTTTATTTTTACACGTAACTGGAGAAGAAAAAGGTTTATTAGGTTCTAAATACTATACAGACGAAGACCCAATTTTCCCATTAGCAAACACAGTTTGTGATTTAAATATTGATATGGTTGGTAGAATTGACGATAGACATAAAGCAGATCCTAATTATGTATATTTAATTGGTTCAGATAAGTTGAGTACGGAATTACACAACATTTCTGAAGCAGTAAATGCAAAATATATGAACATTAATTTAGACTATAAATATAATGATGAAAATGATCCTAATAGATTCTATTACAGATCTGACCATTATAATTTTGCTAAAAATAATGTGCCAATTATTTTCTATTTTAATGGTACTCATGCAGATTATCATAGACCTTCTGACACTCCTGATAAAATTAATTATGAGCTGTTAGAAAACAGAACACGCTTGGTTTTCCATACAGCTTGGGAAGTTGCAAATATGGATAAAAGAATTGTTGCAGATAAAGCTGAAGTAAAAGAAGCTACGAAATAA
- a CDS encoding ABC transporter ATP-binding protein, whose translation MEHKEKNIILKTENLTIGYQQKKQNKIVFSDVNLSIEKGKLISVLGKNGIGKSTLLRTISKVQKPISGDVILENKNLNNYTERELSTKLSLVLTERLPESQLTVFELIALGRQPYTNWIDKLSNEDIEKVNYAIEQTEIEHLKNNRFYELSDGQLQRVLIARALAQDTEIIILDEPTAHLDMHHTLKIFSLLQKLVLETSKTILISTHEVNLAIQLSNEIILLTENAIIFGTTSQLIEKNAFDDLFPKNIIKFNKTLQQFVINKI comes from the coding sequence ATCGAACATAAAGAAAAAAATATCATCCTAAAAACCGAGAATCTAACGATTGGTTATCAACAGAAAAAGCAAAACAAAATTGTTTTTTCTGATGTAAATCTGTCTATAGAAAAAGGAAAACTAATTAGTGTTTTAGGTAAAAATGGTATTGGAAAATCAACTTTATTAAGAACTATTTCTAAAGTTCAAAAACCTATTTCAGGTGATGTTATTTTAGAAAACAAAAACCTAAATAATTACACAGAAAGAGAACTTTCCACCAAATTAAGCTTGGTATTAACTGAACGTCTACCAGAAAGCCAATTAACTGTTTTTGAACTCATTGCACTTGGAAGACAACCTTACACAAATTGGATTGACAAGCTTTCTAATGAGGATATTGAAAAAGTGAATTATGCAATTGAACAAACAGAGATAGAACATTTAAAAAACAATCGTTTTTACGAATTAAGTGACGGACAATTGCAACGTGTTTTAATTGCTAGAGCTTTGGCGCAAGACACCGAAATTATTATTTTAGATGAACCAACAGCGCATTTAGATATGCATCATACTTTAAAAATATTTTCACTTTTACAAAAACTGGTCTTAGAAACTTCTAAAACAATTTTAATCTCTACACATGAAGTCAATTTGGCGATTCAATTATCAAATGAAATTATTTTATTAACAGAAAACGCTATTATTTTTGGCACGACTTCTCAATTAATAGAAAAGAACGCTTTTGATGATTTGTTTCCTAAAAATATCATAAAATTTAACAAAACCTTACAACAATTTGTCATCAACAAAATTTAA
- a CDS encoding FecCD family ABC transporter permease, producing the protein MEQKSFKIHFIILSILLVVLFFVNVSLGSVSIPFKDIINTLIGDISAKESWQTIILHFRLPKAITAILVGSGLSVCGLLMQTLFRNPLAGPFVLGISSGASLGVALLILGSSLFGGFFLTNSVSNWSLPIAASLGAFLVLSAVIIAANRVRNTMSILIIGLMFGSLTGAIISVLAYFSEAEQIQQYLFWSFGSLGNLSWNEILVFSSIYFLGILGTISIIKPLNSFLLGENYAKSLGINVKKSRNIILLVTSLLTGVITAFSGPIAFVGLAVPHIARMLFSTSNHKTLLPAVAILGAIILLICDGIAQLPTSEFTLPINAITSLFGAPVVIWLLIRKKKIFV; encoded by the coding sequence ATGGAACAAAAATCATTCAAAATACATTTTATAATCCTATCAATTTTATTGGTAGTTTTATTTTTTGTGAATGTAAGTTTGGGCTCTGTTTCTATTCCGTTTAAAGATATTATTAATACTTTAATTGGCGATATTTCTGCCAAGGAAAGTTGGCAAACAATAATTCTGCATTTTAGGTTACCAAAAGCAATTACTGCAATTTTAGTTGGTTCTGGTTTGTCTGTTTGTGGTTTGTTAATGCAAACTTTATTTAGAAATCCATTGGCTGGCCCTTTTGTTTTAGGAATTTCTTCTGGCGCAAGTTTAGGAGTGGCTTTGCTAATTTTAGGATCATCACTTTTTGGTGGCTTTTTCCTTACAAATTCAGTTTCTAATTGGTCTTTGCCAATTGCTGCAAGTTTGGGAGCTTTTTTGGTTTTATCAGCCGTAATTATTGCTGCAAACAGAGTTCGAAATACCATGTCAATTTTAATTATTGGATTGATGTTTGGTAGCTTAACTGGTGCAATTATTAGTGTTTTAGCTTATTTTAGTGAAGCAGAACAAATCCAACAATATTTATTTTGGAGTTTTGGAAGCTTAGGAAATCTTTCTTGGAACGAAATTCTTGTTTTTAGCAGTATTTACTTTCTTGGAATTTTAGGAACAATTTCAATTATAAAACCTTTAAACAGTTTTTTATTAGGTGAAAATTATGCGAAAAGTTTAGGAATAAATGTGAAGAAGAGTAGAAATATAATATTGTTAGTTACTAGTCTTTTAACAGGCGTAATTACTGCTTTTTCTGGACCAATTGCTTTTGTTGGCTTGGCTGTTCCTCATATTGCAAGAATGTTATTTTCTACCTCTAATCATAAAACATTATTACCAGCAGTGGCTATTTTAGGCGCAATTATTTTGCTAATTTGCGACGGAATTGCACAATTACCAACAAGTGAATTCACACTACCTATTAACGCAATTACATCTCTTTTTGGTGCGCCTGTTGTTATTTGGTTGTTGATAAGAAAGAAAAAGATATTTGTGTAG
- a CDS encoding non-canonical purine NTP diphosphatase has product MKLVFATNNLNKLKEVQEMLSNSIEILSLKDINCFDEVDETETTLEGNAKLKADYITKKFGYNCFADDTGLEVESLDGKPGVYSARFAGEPANSENNMQKLLSELKNVENRKAQFRTAVCLNLNGKQFLFEGICKGEILKEKQGEKGFGYDPIFKPKGYSESFATMNSEEKNKISHRGIAINKLVEFLTNYKD; this is encoded by the coding sequence ATGAAACTCGTTTTTGCAACCAACAACTTAAATAAACTAAAAGAAGTTCAGGAAATGCTTTCCAACTCTATAGAAATCTTAAGTTTAAAAGACATTAATTGTTTCGATGAAGTTGATGAAACTGAAACTACTTTAGAAGGAAATGCAAAGTTGAAAGCAGATTATATTACTAAAAAATTTGGCTATAACTGTTTTGCAGATGATACTGGTTTAGAGGTTGAAAGTTTAGATGGAAAACCTGGAGTTTATTCAGCACGTTTTGCAGGAGAACCTGCTAATTCTGAAAATAATATGCAAAAATTATTATCAGAATTAAAAAATGTAGAAAATAGAAAAGCACAATTTAGAACAGCAGTTTGTTTAAATTTAAATGGAAAACAATTTCTATTTGAAGGAATTTGCAAAGGTGAAATTCTAAAAGAAAAACAAGGTGAAAAAGGTTTTGGTTACGACCCAATATTTAAACCTAAAGGTTATAGTGAATCTTTCGCCACAATGAATTCTGAAGAAAAAAACAAAATTTCTCATAGAGGAATTGCAATTAATAAACTGGTTGAATTCTTAACAAATTATAAAGATTAA